One genomic window of Salvia miltiorrhiza cultivar Shanhuang (shh) chromosome 4, IMPLAD_Smil_shh, whole genome shotgun sequence includes the following:
- the LOC131021621 gene encoding peroxidase 49-like: MAAKSTNLMIVSILFTSVTLCFSQSSNGGFLSPQFYARSCPQAQQIVNSVVTKAVAREPRMAASLLRLHFHDCFVQGCDASLLLDTGNGIISEKGAVPNNNSARGFYVVDEIKSAVEKACPQTVSCADILALAARDSTVLAGGPSWEVLLGRRDSRNASFNGANNNIPAPNNTFQTILSSYTQVGLDIVDLVALSGSHTIGFARCTSFKQRLYNQSGNGQPDFSLDQSYAARLRTGCPRSGGDQNLFAMDFISPAKFDNSYFKNILNSKAMLNSDQVLATRNRMTLGLVQKYAANNQVFFQQFAKSMVKMGNISPLTGSRGEIRKNCRAINT; the protein is encoded by the exons ATGGCTGCCAAGTCCACCAACTTGATGATTGTCTCCATCCTGTTTACCTCTGTAACTCTTTGCTTCTCGCAGAGTAGCAACGGAGGCTTCCTTTCCCCACAGTTCTACGCCCGCTCGTGCCCACAAGCACAGCAAATAGTAAACTCCGTCGTCACCAAGGCCGTCGCAAGAGAGCCTCGTATGGCTGCTTCGCTTCTCAGGCTTCATTTCCACGACTGCTTCGTCCAG GGCTGCGATGCATCGCTGCTTTTGGACACCGGCAATGGCATAATCAGTGAAAAGGGAGCTGTTCCTAACAACAACTCCGCTCGTGGATTCTACGTTGTCGATGAGATCAAATCCGCGGTCGAGAAAGCTTGCCCTCAAACAGTTTCATGTGCTGACATCCTAGCTCTTGCTGCTAGAGACTCCACTGTTCTC GCTGGAGGGCCTAGCTGGGAGGTTCTGTTGGGAAGGAGAGATTCAAGAAATGCGAGTTTCAACGGCGCCAACAACAACATTCCTGCTCCCAACAACACATTCCAGACCATCCTCTCCTCCTACACTCAAGTAGGCCTCGACATAGTTGATCTCGTAGCACTATCCG GCAGCCACACCATAGGATTTGCAAGGTGCACGAGCTTCAAGCAGAGGCTGTACAACCAATCAGGAAACGGGCAGCCAGATTTCAGTCTAGATCAGTCGTATGCAGCTCGGCTGCGCACGGGATGCCCCCGGTCTGGCGGTGATCAGAATCTGTTTGCGATGGACTTCATCAGCCCTGCAAAGTTCGACAACAGCTACTTCAAGAACATACTCAACTCCAAGGCGATGTTGAACTCCGATCAAGTCCTGGCTACGAGGAATAGAATGACGTTGGGGCTGGTACAGAAATATGCTGCAAACAATCAGGTTTTCTTTCAGCAGTTCGCCAAGTCTATGGTGAAGATGGGAAATATATCTCCACTTACAGGTTCGAGGGGAGAGATTCGGAAGAACTGCAGAGCTATAAATACTTAG
- the LOC131023424 gene encoding uncharacterized protein LOC131023424: MARRKDLSSFERAAIIEFLLEGSKNGKPSRGKITAAVQRWSCCRRTISRTWAAAKERRANGEVMSSVSKKTMRPRRKLVALDLQLIASLDLSKRSTIRKLACGVKCSKSTVGRWVKTGLIRAHSNAIKPDLTAPNKLLRLRFSLEALEYDRIMRSLTFKSMHNTVHIDEKWFYITKSAQRFYLTPEEIEPHRTCKNKKFITKVMFMCAVCRPVFGANGECLFDGKIGIFPFTELVPAKRNSKNRAAGTMEWKPIQSITKQVVKDCLIYQQDNARPHIQDSDPDFRAVASADGFDIHLVHQPPNSPDTNINDLGWFRAIQSLQTESVSTNVDGLVNAVINSFNELSPTTLNKVFLSLQSCMVEILKVKGRNSYKIPHLGKDALIRQDMLPLNLQVPSELVRECISYLIDNGALSISDTLMQNLGVNAGCTDEVELMVHQLQIQSTEVM; the protein is encoded by the exons ATGGCTAGAAGGAAGGATCTTTCTTCCTTTGAGAGGGCTGCCATCATCGAGTTTCTGCTTGAAGGAAGCAAAAATGGAAAGCCATCTCGAGGGAAGATCACTGCTGCTGTTCAGAGATGGAGCTGCTGCCGGCGAACGATCAGTCGTACTTGGGCAGCTGCAAAAGAACGAAGAGCAAATGGTGAGGTAATGAGTTCGGTGAGTAAGAAAACAATGAGACCAAGGAGAAAACTTGTAGCTCTGGATTTACAGTTAATTGCTAGCCTAGATTTGTCAAAAAGATCAACAATTAGAAAGCTTGCATGTGGGGTTAAATGCAGTAAAAGCACAGTGGGTAGATGGGTAAAAACTGGACTGATCAGGGCTCATTCGAATGCAATTAAACCTGATCTCACAGCTCCAAACAAGTTGCTTAGGCTACGGTTTTCcttagaagctctagaatatgaTAGGATTATGAGGAGTTTGACATTTAAAAGCATGCACAACACAGTACACattgatgagaaatggttctACATCACAAAAAGTGCACAAAGGTTCTACTTAACTCCTGAAGAGATAGAACCTCATAGGACATGCAAGAACAAGAAGTTCATCACCAAGGTGATGTTCATGTGTGCTGTATGTAGGCCAGTGTTTGGGGCTAATGGTGAGTGCTTGTTTGATGGAAAAATTGGAATTTTTCCATTCACTGAACTTGTTCCAGCAAAAAGGAACAGTAAGAACAGGGCTGCAGGCACTATGGAGTGGAAGCCAATTCAAAGCATCACCAAACAAGTGGTGAAAGACTGCCTGATATACCAG CAAGATAATGCAAGGcctcacattcaagactcagaCCCTGATTTCAGGGCTGTTGCTTCAGCTGATGGCTTTGATATTCACTTGGTGCATCAACCACCAAACTCCCCAGACACAAACATTAATGATTTGGGGTGGTTTAGGGCAATACAAAGCCTCCAAACTGAATCAGTGTCTACAAATGTGGATGGCCTAGTGAATGCAGTAATTAATTCATTCAATGAGTTAAGCCCAACAACTTTAAATAAAGTTTTCTTAAGCTTGCAAAGTTGTATGGTGGAAATTCTGAAAGTGAAGGGGAGGAATAGCTATAAGATCCCTCATTTAGGGAAGGATGCTTTGATTAGGCAGGATATGCTGCCCTTGAATCTCCAAGTTCCAAGTGAACTTGTAAGGGAGTGCATATCCTACCTAATTGACAATGGAGCTTTGTCAATTAGTGATACACTAATGCAGAATTTGGGAGTTAATGCAGGTTGCACAGATGAGGTTGAGTTGATGGTGCATCAActtcaaattcaatcaactgaAGTTATGTGA
- the LOC131021622 gene encoding uncharacterized protein LOC131021622: MAAPMMMGCDVNHQRVKGNGIWMHVAEKGSGPLVLLLHGFPETWFSWHRQMEFLAGHGYHAVAPDLRGFGDTDAPLSPSSYTWLHIVGDLIALLDHFSVQQAYVVGTDWGAVAAWYLSLLRPDRVKGIVALSVPFAPRFTNIKPLESMKQMFGDDFYFCQFQEAGRAERALARYDCATVMKKFLLINKTEILIAPPGTEIIDFLETPSVTPPWITEEEIQVFADKFQESGFTGGFNYYRALNLNWELLAAWQGSKIGVPAKLIVGDKDMGFKSGGTKEYIESSTFKTLVPDHEIVVLDGHHFIHLERAHQVSHEILSFILKLS, translated from the exons ATGGCGGCACCGATGATGATGGGATGCGATGTGAATCACCAAAGAGTAAAAGGCAACGGCATATGGATGCATGTAGCTGAGAAAGGATCAGGGCCGTTGGTGCTGCTGCTCCATGGCTTCCCGGAGACCTGGTTCTCATGGCACCGTCAGATGGAGTTCCTTGCCGGCCACGGCTACCACGCCGTCGCTCCCGATTTGCGAGGTTTCGGCGACACCGATGCCCCCCTCTCCCCTTCTTCTTACACTTGGCTGCACATCGTCGGCGATCTCATTGCCCTGCTCGACCACTTCTCTGTCCAACAG GCGTATGTGGTGGGGACGGACTGGGGAGCTGTTGCCGCTTGGTATCTGAGCTTGCTGCGCCCCGACAGAGTCAAAGGAATCGTAGCTCTTTCCGTTCCGTTTGCTCCTCGCTTTACTAACATTAAACCCCTCGAATCAATGAAGCAAATGTTTGGAGATGACTTCTACTTCTGCCAGTTCCAg GAAGCAGGGAGAGCGGAGAGGGCGTTAGCGAGGTACGATTGCGCGACGGTTATGAAGAAGTTCCTGCTCATTAACAAGACTGAGATTCTCATCGCGCCTCCCGGAACCGAAATCATCGATTTCCTAGAAACGCCGTCGGTGACGCCGCCGTGGATCACGGAGGAAGAGATTCAGGTGTTCGCCGACAAATTCCAGGAGTCGGGCTTCACGGGCGGTTTCAATTATTACCGAGCCCTAAACTT AAATTGGGAGCTGCTAGCGGCGTGGCAAGGATCGAAGATCGGAGTTCCGGCGAAGTTGATTGTGGGCGACAAGGATATGGGATTCAAAAGCGGCGGTACAAAGGAATACATCGAGAGCTCCACCTTCAAAACCTTAGTCCCAGATCATGAGATCGTCGTTCTAGATGGTCATCACTTCATCCATTTAGAGAGGGCCCACCAAGTTTCCCACGAAATTTTATCTTTCATTCTCAAACTCTCTTGA